The Candidatus Methylomirabilota bacterium genome includes the window GCCTGTCAACGGCAGGTTAGGACCGATGGGCGGGACCCTCACCCCTTCCCCTCTCCCTGAGGGAGAGGGGATTGCCTAGCCATCCCTCTCCCCTCCGGGGGAAAGGGTGAAGCTACCCCCGAGAGGCCTCCGAGGCGGTGCGGCCCGTGTCGCGCCGGGAGCCGGGCGCGAGCGCCGGCAGCTTCACCGTGAACGTGGAGCCCTTGCCCACCTCGCTCTTCGCCTCGATCGTTCCCCCGTGGCTCTGCACGATGCCCAGGCTCACGGAGAGCCCGAGGCCGGTGCCGCTCACGTCGGGCTTGGTCGTGAAGAACGGATCGAAGATCCGGTCCAGGTGCTCCGGCGCGATGCCGGTGCCAGTGTCGCTGAAGGCCACCAGCACCTGGCCGTCGGCCGCGGTCGTGCGCACGGTGAGGACGCCCACGTCCGACATGGCGAACAGCGCGTTGTTGACGATGTTGATGAACACCTGCTTCAGCCGGGACTGATCCACCTCGGCCAGCGGCAGCTCGGGCGCGTAGTGCTCGGCGAACGTGATGTTGTCGACGGCGCGCTGCCGCCGCACCATGGCCAGCGTCTGGCGCACCACCGCGTTGAGGTCGGTGGGCTCGGCCGAGAACTCGTGCTGGCGCGAGAAGTCGAGCAGGTCGCGCACGATGTCCCGGGCGCGGCCCGCCTCGTCCTGGATCAGGTCCAGCTCCTCCCGCATCGGCTGCCCGGGGCCCACCTGCTCGGCCAGGTAGGACGCGAAGCCGAGGACCGCGGTCAGGGGGTTGTTGATTTCGTGGGCCACGTTCGCGGCCAGCTCGCCGATGGCCGCGAGCTTGGCGGACTGGATGAGCTGGGCCTGCGTCTGCTGCAGCTCGTGCAGGTGCCGCTTGACACCCTCGTAGAGGCGCGCGGTCTCGATGCCGAGGGCGGCCTGCCGCGAGATGCCCTCCACCAGGCGGACCTCCTCCGGCGAGAACTGCCGCGGGCGGGTGAACCACAGCAGGAAGAGGCCGCCGATCGGCTCTCCCTTCACGGTC containing:
- a CDS encoding ATP-binding protein codes for the protein LNQRLVYRLLNQVEELKRLNGHFMRRAGQLEDLHRAVQSVTSELGVTALLEKMLPGVARALGSAGLTVDLAGSGARVTAKSDHGDRFRSVLAESGLATDDWSEVEWRLPLRVRDHELGMLAARHVIPMGARADEEQLLKLVSNQIAIAVENARLYEEAQARLRSTETLLAVSQAVGSTLDPTETLRRVAREAGRALGADTVGAYLADPDQTHLRPIAGYHVPKEMMNAFMGGAIPLEGHHLLQEAWRTGEARYSTDVENDPRLNRQTIMRFPHRSMLFVPMTVKGEPIGGLFLLWFTRPRQFSPEEVRLVEGISRQAALGIETARLYEGVKRHLHELQQTQAQLIQSAKLAAIGELAANVAHEINNPLTAVLGFASYLAEQVGPGQPMREELDLIQDEAGRARDIVRDLLDFSRQHEFSAEPTDLNAVVRQTLAMVRRQRAVDNITFAEHYAPELPLAEVDQSRLKQVFINIVNNALFAMSDVGVLTVRTTAADGQVLVAFSDTGTGIAPEHLDRIFDPFFTTKPDVSGTGLGLSVSLGIVQSHGGTIEAKSEVGKGSTFTVKLPALAPGSRRDTGRTASEASRG